A section of the Euwallacea similis isolate ESF13 chromosome 9, ESF131.1, whole genome shotgun sequence genome encodes:
- the LOC136410779 gene encoding phospholipid-transporting ATPase ABCA3-like, giving the protein MWKDQLKVILWKNLIIRKRHWFLTICEALVPVLLFLLIAYGRSKITGLSKRHIVDVTYSERYPISYDYHNINLEEAQWYFTPLDEYFREIVRGVQEKFQIINNNIRGFPTQGKLLEAYAQSSNGTTIALIFNSPPGSPNFDYTIRHHKQFASWRTERLYESGLNFQPQKGSAYQYEGFLALQKAVDMSFIENEVKKQGGKPQELTVEVQEFPYPPYKSDDGIISMFILYLPLMTLFSFIVVCPAVLKRVVEEKYSGIKELMRMVGMKSWMLWFGWFIYSIIPMFFSVLLIVLIMKVDLFQASYPAIEYTNAGILIVFLMLYCITVTVNCFFLSTLFYKPTLATLVGLLLWILSYFVPKYTLEGDANVSYSTSILLMVLPNMALHYGYMAVSNYEIREIGIQWSNWHLPGGNGTNEVSMLNVCLMLIIDCAIYLILALYVDAINPGKYGVPKSIFFPFKWVLSCIKKRNNVHTDNGSETYHLQEVEVGRLPKGIELINLSKTYGKKRVVQNLSLDIYKDQITVLLGHNGAGKSTTMGMITGMIKKSGGHILMNGKEIRSNTDVTQSIGLCPQHNLFFPDLTVGEHLKFFAMMKGKSSGEAERELDDLLGLLRLNEKKNDMAHTLSGGMKRKLCLGMAVIGGSKVLILDEPSSGMDPQSRRHMWDLLLQWRNQKTILITTHFMEEADALGDWIAIMNEGKLLCYGTPMYLKKIYDTGSNLILLIAKNQDVDIAVKNIKEEISKYINNVKSKSIHGNEVQFLIPSGKYVEMFQHLEENKEKFHIENISFTNTTLEDVFLNSKIAVSDIDDTSDEISLTDSIDSSSYILTLQALLFKRYRFIYQKFMSYVIPSAIALGFLLLCIFLGAAARDYRNSGGPPMKLSLSTYGKTTVYLNQTQDPQVYQIGDFYQKNVLKEKSVTEVVGDVSEAIVKEGVANLPYYRLHMVAAAELTKSPRQSIEAVAFYNNFALHSAPISLNLITNSLAQLLLGPQYSISITNHPLESINIQISPEQFSEEEIGLLWLIIMPLGFLFFLGSFIYFPFMELSTNFTQLQFMCGVRPSLYWIITFLCDLLVYVVFAFVMVVISLAWTPFRGINEFGTLYLILFLYGFSGIPFSYLFSRKNSFSGAYALFIILGIMLGVLLTIIVCALEESGSEPYVHTGGILKDIFLIFCPQFGLTYSGVVFSYKVIHNYNFMHMDILKRLSICSSRDAINACCYGEDAECDKAKSYMAVLAPHIYLMCAGTVFYLGINMFLDSYCKKKISNCLSNLVNQIRNGGNVNSSNGNNLSVLDGLDNEPNTNTLRVMKLKKSYSGRQVVNNVSLELKKGECMGILGVNGAGKTTTFRMLTREEVKDKGEIKISNINIDNNQYLRKLGYCPQNDALNYSLTGRDILKTMAMLRGIRDDRIVDNFLDIFGLKEFADIPCEQYSGGNKRKLSFAVAVIGFPDFILLDEPTNGVDPLSRRKFWTLIKEIKKLKQNSFILTSHSMAECEAVCNDLKIMKQGIIKKEGTISKLKNEIAGFNVMLKLKPPHSEPTDQDEVDGVSTEDNIKTLADLKTRLKDLYPEGEIKDEHSGLLHFYIKTENKKWARLFEQFEDLKLRNGHLIEDYAISEASLEDVFLEVAKPDKSENPPPSPYLV; this is encoded by the exons ATGTGGAAGGACCAATTGAAGGTCATTCTCTGGAAGAACCTCATTATTCGTAAACGTCACTGGTTCCTCACGATATGCGAAGCCCTCGTACCGGTGTTATTGTTCTTATTAATAGCATACGGAAGAAGCAAAATTACGGGCCTTAGCAAACGGCATATAGTGGATGTAACCTATAGCGAAAGGTACCCAATAAGCTATGATTATCACAACATCAATTTGGAGGAGGCTCAGTGGTATTTCACGCCATTGGACGAGTATTTTCGAGAGATTGTCCGTGGAGTTCAAGAgaagtttcaaataattaataata atattagAGGTTTTCCTACTCAAGGAAAACTCCTGGAAGCTTACGCCCAAAGCAGCAATGGTACCACTATAgccttaatttttaattccccTCCTGGATCTCCCAATTTCGATTACACAATCAGGCATCACAAGCAATTTGCTAGCTGGAGAACCGAGAGACTGTATGAAAGTGGCTTAAATTTTCAACcacaaaaag GAAGTGCTTACCAATATGAGGGATTCTTGGCCTTACAGAAAGCGGTAGATATGTCGTTTATCGAAAATGAGGTGAAAAAGCAAGGAGGTAAACCTCAAGAGCTAACTGTGGAAGTCCAGGAGTTCCCGTATCCTCCGTACAAATCAGACGACGGAATTATTTCcatgtttattttgtatttaccCCTGATGACGCTGTTCAGTTTCATTGTTGTGTGTCCGGCTGTGTTAAAGAGGGTGGTAGAAGAGAAATACAGTGGTATCAAG GAACTGATGCGTATGGTTGGAATGAAATCCTGGATGCTGTGGTTCGGCTGGTTCATCTACAGTATCATTCCCATGTTCTTCTCCGTCCTGCTTATTGTCCTCATAATGAAAGTGGACCTGTTTCAAGCCAGCTACCCAGCCATAGAGTACACAAATGCGGGCATTTTAATCGTTTTCCTGATGCTCTACTGCATTACTGTAACTGTTAATTGCTTTTTCCTTAGCACATTGTTTTATAAAC CCACATTGGCGACATTGGTCGGACTCCTCTTATGGATTCTCTCATATTTTGTGCCGAAATACACGTTGGAAGGAGACGCCAATGTCTCCTATTCAACTAGTATACTCCTAATGGTTCTCCCGAACATGGCTTTACACTATGGATATATGGCTGTTTCAAATTACGAAATCAGAG AAATCGGAATCCAATGGTCCAATTGGCACTTACCGGGTGGCAATGGTACTAACGAAGTTTCCATGCTGAACGTGTGCCTGATGCTGATAATCGACTGTGCAATCTACTTGATTTTGGCTTTATACGTGGATGCCATAAATCCGGGGAAATACGGTGTTCCCAAGTCAATTTTCTTCCCCTTTAAGTGGGTCTTATCT TGTATAAAAAAGCGCAACAACGTACACACTGACAACGGCTCGGAAACTTATCATTTACAAGAAGTGGAAGTCGGCCGACTACCCAAAGGCATAGAATTGATAAACTTGTCCAAAACATACGGCAAAAAGAGGGTGGTTCAGAACTTGTCCTTAGACATTTACAAGGACCAAATCACCGTCCTTTTGGGTCATAATGGCGCGGGTAAATCCACCACAATGGGAATGATTACTG GAATGATAAAAAAGAGCGGAGGACACATATTGATGAACGGCAAAGAAATCCGTTCCAACACAGACGTGACGCAGTCCATAGGATTATGTCCACAACACAATcttttttttccagatttgaCCGTGGGGGAACATTTGAAGTTTTTCGCAATG ATGAAAGGCAAATCTTCGGGGGAGGCGGAAAGGGAGTTGGACGATTTGCTAGGGTTGTTACGCTTGAACGAGAAGAAGAACGATATGGCACATACTCTATCTGGGGGGATGAAGCGGAAGCTATGTCTGGGGATGGCTGTTATTGGGGGTTCCAAG GTTCTGATCTTGGATGAACCCTCTTCGGGAATGGATCCCCAATCACGCAGACACATGTGGGATTTGCTGCTTCAGTGGCGGAACCAAAAAACCATCCTAATCACCACCCATTTCATGGAAGAAGCTGACGCTTTAGGCGACTGGATCGCCATCATGAACGAGGGCAAACTTTTGTGCTACGGAACGCCAATGTATCTCAAGAAAATATACg ACACCGGCTCTAATTTAATTCTACTGATTGCGAAGAACCAGGACGTGGATATAGCggtgaaaaatataaaagaagaaataagCAAGTACATTAACAATGTCAAATCTAAAAGCATACACGGCAATGAAGTGCAGTTTTTAATACCATCCGGCAAATACGTAGAAATGTTCCAACacttggaagaaaataaagagaaGTTTCATATAGAGAATATTTCGTTCACAAACACTACGCTTGAGGACGTGTTTCTTAA CTCCAAGATTGCCGTCAGCGACATAGATGATACAAGCGATGAAATATCCCTTACAGACTCAATTG ATTCTTCAAGCTACATATTGACCCTACAGGCACTTTTGTTTAAGAGATATAGATTCATATACCAAAAATTCATGTCCTACGTTATTCCG TCAGCTATAGCCTTAGGGTTCCTACTACTGTGCATATTTCTGGGCGCAGCGGCTAGAGATTACAGAAACAGCGGAGGACCTCCGATGAAACTGTCTTTGAGCACTTATGGTAAAACCACGGTTTATCTTAATCAAACACAAGACCCACAAGTGTATCAAATTGGAGATTTTTACCAGAAAAACGTCTTGAAGGAGAAAAGTGTCACTGAAGTTGTTGGCGATGTATCTGAAG CCATAGTCAAAGAAGGCGTGGCGAACTTGCCTTACTACCGGCTTCACATGGTGGCGGCAGCAGAGCTCACAAAATCCCCCCGCCAATCCATCGAAGCTGTTGCTTTCTACAACAATTTCGCTCTGCATTCTGCTCCTATTTCGCTCAACCTCATTACCAATAGTCTCGCTCAGCTCCTCCTGGGCCCTCAATACTCCATTTCAATCACCAACCACCCTCTGGAAAGCATTAACATCCAAATCAGCCCCGAGCAATTTTCGGAAGAGGAGATCGGCCTTTTGTGGCTAATTATCATGCCTTTAGGATTTCTCTTCTTCTTGGGAAGTTTCATCTACTTCCCATTCATGGAGCTGTCTACTAATTTCACCCAGCTTCAATTCATGTGCGGAGTAAGGCCGAGTCTGTACTggataattacatttttgtgTGATTTGCTGGTGTACGTGGTATTCGCCTTTGTTATGGTTGTCATCAGTTTGGCCTGGACGCCTTTTAGGGGAATCAATGAGTTCG GTACGCTCTACTTGATTCTCTTTCTCTACGGCTTCTCCGGCATCCCCTTCTCGTACTTATTTAGTCGCAAGAACTCATTTTCAGGGGCATACGCTCTCTTCATTATATTGGGGATAATGCTGGGCGTACTTCTCACTATTATAGTATGCGCATTAGAAGAATCCGGATCAGAGCCCTACGTTCATACAGGCGGCATCCTCAAGgatattttcctaattttctgTCCTCAATTCGGCCTCACTTACTCTGGAGtagttttttcctataaagTAATCCATAACTACAATTTCATGCACATGGACATATTGAAGCGTCTAAGCATCTGCTCATCAAGGGATGCAATCAACGCTTGTTGCTATGGAGAAGACGCTGAGTGTGACAAGGCGAAGAGCTACATGGCAGTGCTTGCTccacatatttatttaatgtgcgCGGGCACCGTTTTTTATCTAGGAATCAATATGTTTCTAGATAGCTattgcaagaagaaaattagTAACTGTTTGTCAAATTTGGTAAATCAAATCAGAAATGGAGGGAATGTTAACAGCAGTAATGGGAATAATCTGAGCGTTTTGGATGGTTTGGATAATGAACCGAATACTAACACTTTGAGGGTGATGAAACTCAAGAAATCGTACTCAGGCAGACAGGTAGTCAATAACGTCAGTCTGGAATTGAAAAAGGGAGAATGTATGGGAATTTTGGGAGTGAACGGGGCAGGGAAAACCACAACTTTCCGGATGCTGACAAGAGAGGAAGTCAAGGACAAGGGCGAGATCAAAATCAGCAATATTAACATCGATAATAATCAG tatttgagaaaattgggCTATTGCCCACAAAATGACGCCCTGAATTATTCCCTGACGGGCAGAGACATTTTGAAGACCATGGCCATGTTACGCGGAATCAGAGATGACAGAATCGTTGACAATTTCTTGGACATATTCG GTTTGAAGGAATTTGCGGACATTCCTTGCGAGCAGTACAGCGGTGGTAACAAGCGCAAACTGAGCTTTGCAGTTGCAGTAATCGGATTCCCGGATTTTATTCTTTTGGATGAACCAACCAATGGTGTCGACCCTCTATCCAGAAGAAAATTCTGGACTTTaatcaaagaaattaagaaactaAAACAGAATTCCTTTATTTTGACCTCCCATAGTATGGCGGAGTGTGAGGCTGTCTGCAACGA TCTTAAAATCATGAAACAAGGAATTATAAAGAAAGAAGGCACAATATCCAAATTAAAGAATGAAATTGCCGGTTTTAACGTTATGTTAAAGCTGAAACCTCCGCATTCCGAACCAACGGACCAGGATGAAGTTGACGGTGTTTCTACTGAAGACAACATTAAGACCCTTGCAGATCTTAAAACCCGCCTCAAAGACCTCTATCCAGAGGGAGAAATCAAGGATGAACACTCG GGGTTACTGCATTTCTACATCAAAACTGAGAACAAGAAATGGGCGCGGCTGTTTGAGCAATTCGAGGATTTGAAGCTGCGTAATGGGCATTTAATCGAGGACTACGCTATCAGCGAAGCCTCATTAGAGGATGTTTTTCTGGAGGTGGCCAAGCCGGATAAGTCGGAAAATCCTCCGCCCTCACCATACTTAGTCTAA